A genomic stretch from Mycobacterium cookii includes:
- a CDS encoding pyridoxal phosphate-dependent aminotransferase — protein sequence MTDGVALRAGVPPFYVMDVWLSAAERQRTHGDLVNLSAGQPSAGAPEPVRAAAVAALQRNQLGYTVALGIPELRGAIAASYQDRYGLDVDLNDVVITTGSSGGFLLTFLSCFDVGDRVAVSSPGYPCYRNILSALGCEVVVIECGPETRFQPTAQMLAELDPPVQGVVVASPANPTGTVIPPAELATIASWCDASGVRLISDEVYHGLVYDGAPQTSCAWATSRNAFVVNSFSKYFAMTGWRLGWLLVPRELQRAVDRLTGNFTICPPVLSQYAAVAAFSPESVDEAEGHLHQYALNRTTLLDGLRKIGINRLAPTDGAFYVYADVSDFTKDSMSFCSKLLADTGVAIAPGIDFDPQRGSSYVRLSFAGPTTDIEEALRRLGSWLG from the coding sequence ATGACCGATGGGGTCGCACTACGTGCCGGGGTGCCGCCGTTCTACGTGATGGACGTGTGGCTGTCCGCCGCCGAGCGTCAACGCACCCACGGCGACCTGGTCAACCTGTCGGCGGGGCAGCCGAGCGCCGGGGCTCCCGAACCGGTCCGCGCCGCCGCCGTCGCCGCGCTACAGCGAAACCAACTCGGCTACACCGTGGCACTGGGCATTCCGGAACTGCGTGGGGCGATCGCGGCGTCGTATCAGGATCGGTACGGCCTCGACGTCGACCTGAACGACGTGGTGATCACGACCGGCTCATCCGGCGGCTTTCTGCTGACCTTCCTGTCCTGCTTCGACGTTGGCGACCGGGTAGCCGTGAGCAGCCCCGGCTATCCGTGCTATCGCAACATCCTGTCGGCACTAGGTTGCGAGGTCGTGGTGATCGAGTGCGGTCCGGAGACTCGCTTTCAGCCCACCGCGCAGATGCTCGCCGAGCTCGACCCGCCGGTGCAGGGTGTCGTGGTGGCCAGCCCGGCCAACCCGACCGGCACGGTCATCCCGCCCGCCGAGTTGGCCACGATCGCCTCCTGGTGCGACGCATCGGGAGTGCGGCTGATCAGCGACGAGGTCTACCACGGTCTGGTCTACGACGGCGCACCGCAAACCAGCTGCGCATGGGCGACGTCACGAAATGCGTTCGTGGTGAACAGCTTTTCCAAATATTTCGCGATGACTGGCTGGCGTCTGGGATGGCTGCTTGTTCCGCGTGAGCTGCAACGCGCGGTCGACCGCCTCACCGGGAACTTCACCATCTGTCCGCCGGTGTTGTCCCAGTACGCCGCGGTCGCGGCGTTCAGCCCGGAATCGGTGGACGAAGCCGAAGGGCATCTGCATCAGTACGCCCTCAATCGAACGACGTTGCTGGACGGCCTTCGCAAGATCGGCATCAACCGGCTGGCACCCACCGACGGCGCGTTCTACGTTTACGCCGACGTCTCCGATTTCACCAAGGATTCGATGTCGTTCTGTTCGAAACTGTTGGCCGACACCGGCGTTGCGATCGCCCCGGGGATCGATTTCGACCCGCAGCGCGGCAGCTCGTACGTCCGGCTGTCCTTCGCCGGCCCGACAACCGACATCGAAGAGGCGTTACGACGCTTGGGTAGCTGGCTCGGTTAG
- a CDS encoding methyltransferase, with amino-acid sequence MAAGVPPAGAARVVERVRHHLYRLHQKLLPAPAAMMEMIIATWTSQAITVAAELGVADALADGPLTIDELARRVHADPDALRRLLRALIGRGVFRRRPDGRYEMNSLAHTLRSDVPTSMAWAARFYGSREQRERWTRLVDAIRTGRSVVPAMHGSAGFDYFAEHSEHAELFNRTMTSISELTDASVVGGYDFSAYSRIVDVGGGHGPLLANILAAAPNSHGVLYDLPTVVCSASDLDCTNDVADRMYIEAGSFFERVPSDGDAYVLKNILHDWPDEKAVQILRNVRRFARPDSTVLLIELVIPDHDRDFPGNWADLEMLLNLAARERTAAEYRTLLSRAGLRMTRLVPTASPLSIVEARVA; translated from the coding sequence ATGGCTGCCGGAGTACCGCCCGCCGGAGCTGCCCGCGTGGTCGAGCGGGTTCGTCACCACCTGTACCGATTGCATCAGAAGCTGCTGCCCGCACCCGCAGCGATGATGGAGATGATCATCGCCACCTGGACATCTCAGGCGATCACCGTCGCCGCCGAACTGGGTGTGGCCGACGCGCTTGCGGACGGGCCGTTGACGATCGACGAATTGGCGCGTCGGGTGCACGCCGATCCCGATGCGTTGCGGCGGTTACTCCGCGCGCTGATCGGGCGAGGCGTCTTTCGGCGTCGGCCTGACGGACGCTACGAGATGAATTCCCTTGCCCACACCCTGCGTTCGGACGTTCCGACGTCGATGGCATGGGCAGCGAGGTTCTACGGGTCCCGCGAGCAGCGCGAGCGGTGGACTCGGCTTGTCGACGCGATCCGAACCGGACGGTCGGTCGTGCCGGCCATGCACGGCTCAGCGGGCTTCGACTATTTCGCCGAGCATTCCGAGCACGCGGAGCTGTTCAACCGAACCATGACCAGCATCTCGGAGTTGACCGATGCGTCCGTGGTCGGCGGCTACGACTTCAGTGCCTACTCGAGGATCGTCGATGTCGGCGGTGGACACGGCCCGCTGCTGGCCAACATCCTGGCGGCGGCGCCGAATTCGCACGGCGTCCTGTACGACTTACCGACGGTCGTGTGCTCGGCGTCGGATCTCGACTGCACGAACGACGTGGCTGATCGCATGTACATCGAGGCCGGATCGTTCTTTGAACGCGTCCCGTCGGACGGTGACGCCTACGTCTTGAAGAACATCCTGCACGATTGGCCGGACGAAAAAGCGGTGCAGATCCTACGCAACGTTCGCAGATTTGCCCGCCCGGATAGCACCGTGCTGTTGATCGAACTGGTGATCCCGGACCACGACCGCGACTTCCCCGGAAACTGGGCGGATCTGGAGATGCTGCTGAACTTGGCGGCTCGTGAGCGGACCGCCGCCGAATACCGAACTCTGCTGAGCCGAGCCGGATTACGGATGACACGGCTGGTGCCGACCGCGTCGCCGCTGAGCATCGTGGAAGCCCGGGTCGCCTGA
- the ipdE2 gene encoding acyl-CoA dehydrogenase IpdE2: protein MTASDERELLRATVAALVAKHASPAAVRKAMESEHGYDESLWRLLCEQVGAAALVVPEEFGGAGGALADAAVVLEELGKGLVPSPLLGSTLAELALLAADEPDADALGSLAEGVAIGAVVFDAGYVINGDVADIVIGTADGALTRWTEFSAEPVTPMDPTRRLARLTAENTEPLGTDPGVADAAAILLAAEQIGAAARCLELTVDYTKERQQFGRPIGSFQALKHRMADLYVAVHAARAVVNEAAEAPSPTSAALARIAATEAFSTVAAEGIQLHGGIAITWEHDMQLYFKRAHGSSQLLGPPAEHLRRLESEVF from the coding sequence ATGACCGCGTCGGACGAACGGGAGCTGTTGCGCGCAACCGTCGCTGCGCTGGTCGCCAAGCACGCTTCTCCTGCCGCGGTGCGTAAGGCGATGGAATCTGAGCACGGTTACGACGAGTCGCTATGGCGGCTGCTGTGCGAGCAGGTCGGCGCCGCCGCGCTCGTAGTGCCGGAGGAATTCGGCGGCGCCGGAGGCGCTCTCGCCGACGCGGCCGTCGTGCTCGAGGAACTGGGTAAGGGTTTGGTGCCGAGCCCGCTACTGGGCAGCACGCTGGCCGAGCTGGCACTGCTGGCCGCCGATGAACCCGACGCCGACGCGCTCGGTTCGCTGGCCGAGGGCGTCGCGATCGGCGCGGTGGTGTTCGACGCCGGCTACGTCATCAACGGCGACGTCGCCGACATCGTCATCGGCACGGCCGACGGCGCGCTCACCCGCTGGACCGAGTTCAGCGCCGAACCGGTGACGCCGATGGACCCGACCCGGCGGCTGGCCCGGCTCACTGCGGAGAACACCGAGCCGCTCGGGACCGACCCCGGGGTGGCCGACGCGGCGGCGATCCTGTTGGCCGCCGAGCAGATCGGCGCGGCAGCGCGCTGCCTGGAACTCACCGTCGACTACACCAAGGAGCGTCAGCAGTTCGGCCGGCCGATCGGCAGCTTCCAGGCCCTCAAGCACCGGATGGCCGACCTCTACGTCGCGGTGCACGCGGCCCGCGCCGTCGTCAACGAGGCCGCCGAAGCGCCGTCGCCGACCTCGGCGGCCTTGGCCCGCATCGCCGCGACCGAGGCGTTCAGCACGGTGGCCGCCGAGGGCATCCAGCTGCACGGCGGCATCGCGATCACCTGGGAACACGACATGCAGCTGTACTTCAAACGCGCGCATGGCAGTTCGCAGTTGCTCGGTCCTCCCGCGGAGCATCTGCGCCGGCTTGAATCCGAAGTGTTCTAG
- a CDS encoding arylamine N-acetyltransferase family protein, translating into MAFDLPGYFERIDYRGAADPTLPVLQDLVTAHTQTIPFENLDPMLGRPIDDLSPEALADKLIHRRRGGYCYEQNGLMGYALEELGFGVRRFAGRVVWMRGPGDPMPPQTHTLLEVTLPDDQQPYLVDVGFGGQTPTSPIRLETGSIQQTTHEPYRLRTRDDVLVLQALIRGEWQSLYEFAARTAPPIDLKVGSWYVSTHPSSHFVTGLMVSLITVDGRYNLAGRDLTFHGNDITEKTRFDDAAAVIDALSDRFGINVTDAGPREALEARIDEVLA; encoded by the coding sequence ATGGCATTCGACCTCCCCGGCTACTTCGAACGGATCGACTATCGCGGTGCTGCGGATCCGACGTTACCGGTGCTGCAGGATCTGGTGACCGCACACACCCAGACGATTCCGTTTGAAAACCTCGATCCAATGTTGGGGCGGCCGATCGACGATTTGAGCCCTGAAGCTTTGGCCGACAAGCTGATTCATCGACGTCGCGGTGGCTACTGCTACGAGCAGAACGGGTTGATGGGTTACGCGCTCGAAGAACTCGGCTTCGGCGTCCGCCGGTTCGCAGGCCGAGTGGTATGGATGCGCGGCCCGGGTGACCCGATGCCTCCGCAGACGCACACCCTGTTGGAGGTCACGCTGCCCGACGATCAGCAGCCGTATCTCGTCGACGTCGGTTTCGGCGGCCAGACGCCCACCTCGCCCATCCGGTTGGAGACCGGCAGCATCCAGCAGACCACGCACGAACCGTACCGGCTCCGAACCCGCGACGACGTTCTGGTGTTACAGGCCTTGATCCGCGGCGAGTGGCAGTCGTTGTACGAATTCGCCGCCAGGACAGCGCCGCCGATCGACCTGAAGGTGGGCAGCTGGTACGTCTCGACGCATCCCTCGTCGCACTTCGTCACCGGCTTGATGGTTTCGCTGATCACCGTCGACGGACGATACAACCTGGCCGGACGCGACCTCACTTTCCACGGCAACGACATCACCGAGAAGACCCGATTCGACGACGCGGCCGCAGTGATCGACGCTCTGTCCGACCGCTTCGGCATCAACGTCACCGACGCCGGGCCACGCGAAGCACTGGAAGCGCGTATCGACGAGGTGCTGGCCTAA
- a CDS encoding acyl-CoA dehydrogenase family protein, translated as MDLQFDDETLAFQREVREFLSAHRGSFPTHSYDTAEGFDQHRSWDKVLFDAGLSVITWPQKYGGRDATLLQWVVYEEEYFRAGAPGRASANGTSMLAPTLFAHGTEEQLDRVLPKMASGEEIWAQAWSEPESGSDLASLRSTATRTDGGWLLNGQKIWSSRAPFGDRAFGLFRSDPEAQRHSGLTYFMFDLKADGITVRPIAQLGGDTGFGEIFLDDVFVPDADVIGQPNDGWRAAMSTSSNERGMSLRSPARFLAAAERLAELWKSQDGNAFGDQVADAWIKAQAYRLHTFGTVTRLAGGGELGAESSVTKVFWSDLDVAVHQTALDIRGADGELADTWTDGLLFALGGPIYAGTNEIQRNIIAERLLGLPREKAK; from the coding sequence ATGGATCTGCAATTCGACGATGAGACGTTGGCGTTCCAGCGGGAAGTGCGCGAGTTCCTGTCGGCCCACCGGGGCTCGTTTCCGACCCACTCCTACGACACCGCCGAGGGTTTCGACCAGCACCGCAGTTGGGACAAGGTGCTTTTCGACGCCGGCCTCTCGGTGATCACCTGGCCGCAGAAGTACGGTGGGCGCGACGCGACGCTGCTGCAGTGGGTGGTGTACGAGGAAGAATACTTCCGCGCCGGTGCGCCCGGGCGGGCCAGTGCCAACGGGACGTCGATGCTGGCGCCGACGTTGTTCGCGCACGGCACCGAGGAGCAGCTGGACCGGGTGCTGCCGAAAATGGCGAGCGGCGAAGAGATCTGGGCGCAGGCGTGGTCGGAGCCCGAGTCCGGCAGCGACCTCGCCTCGCTGCGTTCGACGGCCACCCGCACCGACGGTGGCTGGTTGCTCAACGGCCAGAAGATCTGGAGTTCGCGAGCACCGTTCGGCGACAGGGCATTCGGCTTGTTCCGTTCTGATCCCGAAGCGCAACGTCACAGCGGGCTGACGTATTTCATGTTCGACTTGAAGGCCGACGGGATCACGGTACGGCCGATCGCGCAACTCGGCGGTGACACCGGCTTCGGGGAGATCTTCCTCGACGACGTCTTCGTGCCCGACGCGGATGTGATCGGCCAGCCGAACGACGGCTGGCGTGCGGCGATGAGCACGTCGAGCAACGAGCGTGGCATGTCGCTGCGCAGCCCGGCGCGATTCCTGGCGGCCGCGGAAAGGCTTGCCGAACTGTGGAAGAGCCAGGACGGCAACGCATTCGGCGACCAGGTTGCCGATGCCTGGATCAAGGCGCAGGCCTATCGACTGCACACCTTCGGCACTGTCACCCGACTGGCGGGAGGCGGTGAACTCGGGGCGGAGTCCTCGGTGACCAAGGTGTTCTGGTCCGATCTGGACGTCGCCGTACACCAGACCGCGCTGGACATCCGCGGGGCCGACGGCGAACTGGCGGACACCTGGACGGATGGGTTGCTGTTCGCGTTGGGTGGCCCGATCTACGCCGGCACCAACGAGATTCAGCGCAACATCATCGCGGAGCGACTGCTGGGACTGCCGCGGGAGAAGGCCAAATGA
- a CDS encoding acyl-CoA dehydrogenase family protein, producing the protein MKFDLDEQQRDFAASIDAALSAADVPGAVRAWASGDTAPGRKIWARLADLGVTALAVPEKFDGLDAHPSDLVVALERLGRWCVPGPVTESVAVAPILLADDERNAALAAGELIVSVVLRPQVPRAVDADAAGLVLAAEADGWVSEAHVGDRHESVDPSRHLFDAEAVCDAWQADVARAYEFGALATAAQLVGAGQALLDAAVDYAKQRAQFGRVIGSYQAIKHKLADVHIALELARPLVYGAALSLADHSPDTARDVSAAKAAASDAALLAARSALQTHGAIGFTAEHDLSLWLLRVQALRPAWGDPATHRRRVLEALA; encoded by the coding sequence ATGAAATTTGATCTCGACGAGCAGCAGCGCGACTTCGCCGCGAGCATCGATGCGGCGCTGTCCGCCGCCGACGTGCCTGGGGCCGTGCGCGCCTGGGCCTCCGGCGACACCGCTCCCGGCCGTAAGATCTGGGCCCGCCTGGCCGACTTGGGCGTCACCGCGTTGGCGGTGCCGGAGAAGTTCGACGGTCTCGACGCGCACCCGAGTGACCTGGTGGTCGCGCTGGAACGGCTCGGACGCTGGTGTGTGCCAGGGCCGGTCACCGAATCCGTTGCGGTGGCGCCGATTCTGCTTGCCGACGATGAACGCAACGCGGCGCTGGCAGCCGGCGAACTGATCGTCAGCGTCGTGCTCCGGCCGCAGGTGCCGCGGGCTGTGGACGCCGACGCAGCCGGGCTGGTTTTGGCCGCCGAAGCCGACGGCTGGGTCAGCGAAGCGCACGTCGGCGACCGGCACGAATCCGTCGACCCGAGCCGCCACCTGTTCGACGCCGAAGCGGTCTGCGACGCATGGCAGGCCGACGTCGCGCGCGCGTACGAGTTCGGTGCGTTAGCCACCGCCGCCCAACTCGTCGGGGCGGGTCAGGCGCTGCTGGACGCGGCGGTCGACTACGCCAAACAGCGTGCCCAGTTCGGCCGTGTGATCGGTTCTTACCAGGCGATCAAGCACAAGCTGGCCGACGTGCACATTGCGCTCGAGTTGGCCCGGCCACTGGTCTACGGCGCGGCGCTGTCGCTGGCCGATCACTCGCCCGACACCGCCCGCGACGTCAGTGCGGCCAAGGCTGCGGCGTCGGATGCCGCGCTGCTGGCCGCGCGATCGGCACTGCAGACCCATGGCGCCATCGGCTTCACCGCCGAACACGACTTGTCGCTGTGGCTGCTGCGGGTGCAGGCGCTGCGCCCCGCGTGGGGTGACCCGGCGACCCACCGGCGACGGGTGCTGGAGGCCTTGGCATGA
- the fadD3 gene encoding 3-((3aS,4S,7aS)-7a-methyl-1,5-dioxo-octahydro-1H-inden-4-yl)propanoate--CoA ligase FadD3, which produces MSSHPQTIPAALDRIASELPDHDALVTPDRAITFAELRNEVRQAAAAMIDLGVAVGDRVAIWSPNTWHWVVACLASHYAGATVVPLNTRYTAAEATDILARTGAPLLVAMGEFLGADRVGDLDGSALPDLRHIVRVPIDRDDGTWDEFVSHGSDLAAADARAGAVRPDDVADVLFTSGTTGRSKGVLCAHRQSLAGSAAWAACGKITSDDRYLCINPFFHNFGYKAGILACLQTGATLIPQLTFDAEQAMRAVAEHRITVLPGPPTIYQTLLDHPARGRYDLSSLRFAVTGAATVPVVLIERMQTELDIEIVLTAYGLTESNGFGTMCRVDDDAVTVATTCGRPIADFELRINEEHGSETGEVLLRGPNVMLGYLDDEHATAATIDPDGWLHTGDIGKLDAAGNLQITDRLKDMYICGGFNVYPAEVEQVLARLDGVLDCAVIGVPDERLGEVGRAYLVTNPDAGLDEKSVIAYTRNYLANFKAPRSVRFVDALPRNAGGKVVKPLLREMA; this is translated from the coding sequence ATGTCGAGCCATCCGCAGACCATTCCTGCGGCGTTGGATCGCATCGCGAGCGAACTGCCCGACCACGACGCCCTGGTCACGCCCGATCGGGCGATCACTTTCGCCGAGTTGCGCAACGAGGTGCGCCAAGCCGCAGCAGCGATGATCGACCTCGGTGTGGCCGTCGGCGACCGGGTGGCGATCTGGTCGCCCAACACCTGGCACTGGGTGGTGGCATGCCTGGCCAGCCATTATGCGGGTGCCACCGTCGTGCCGTTGAACACCCGCTACACCGCGGCCGAGGCCACCGACATCCTGGCCCGCACCGGCGCGCCGCTGTTGGTGGCGATGGGCGAGTTCCTCGGCGCCGACCGCGTCGGCGATCTGGATGGGTCCGCGCTGCCCGACCTGCGCCACATCGTGCGGGTGCCCATCGACCGCGACGACGGGACATGGGACGAATTCGTCAGCCATGGATCCGACCTCGCGGCCGCTGATGCCCGCGCCGGCGCGGTCCGGCCCGACGACGTCGCCGACGTGCTGTTCACCTCCGGGACCACCGGCCGCAGCAAAGGCGTGCTGTGCGCGCACCGGCAGTCGCTGGCCGGGTCAGCCGCGTGGGCGGCCTGCGGCAAGATCACCAGCGACGACCGATACCTGTGCATCAATCCGTTCTTCCACAACTTCGGCTACAAGGCCGGGATCCTGGCCTGCCTGCAGACCGGAGCCACCCTGATCCCGCAGCTCACCTTCGACGCCGAACAGGCGATGCGGGCCGTCGCCGAGCATCGGATCACGGTGCTGCCCGGGCCGCCGACGATCTACCAGACGCTGCTCGACCACCCCGCCCGCGGCCGCTACGACTTGAGCTCGCTGCGATTCGCTGTCACCGGCGCTGCGACGGTGCCGGTGGTGCTGATCGAGCGGATGCAGACCGAACTCGACATCGAGATCGTGTTGACCGCCTACGGCCTCACCGAATCCAACGGGTTCGGCACCATGTGCCGAGTCGACGACGACGCCGTCACGGTCGCCACCACCTGCGGGCGACCGATCGCCGACTTCGAGCTGCGCATCAACGAGGAGCACGGCTCCGAAACAGGTGAGGTGTTGCTGCGCGGACCCAACGTGATGCTCGGCTACCTCGACGACGAGCACGCCACCGCCGCCACTATCGACCCAGACGGCTGGCTGCACACCGGCGACATCGGAAAGCTCGATGCCGCAGGTAATCTCCAGATCACTGACCGGCTCAAGGACATGTACATCTGCGGCGGCTTCAACGTCTACCCCGCCGAGGTCGAGCAGGTGCTGGCCCGCCTCGACGGCGTGCTGGACTGCGCGGTGATCGGCGTACCCGACGAGCGCCTCGGCGAAGTCGGCCGCGCCTACCTGGTGACGAACCCCGACGCCGGGCTCGACGAGAAGTCGGTGATCGCCTATACCCGTAACTATCTGGCGAATTTCAAGGCTCCCCGTTCGGTGAGGTTTGTCGACGCGCTGCCGCGTAATGCCGGTGGCAAGGTGGTCAAACCGCTACTGCGAGAGATGGCGTGA
- a CDS encoding FAD-dependent oxidoreductase, producing MRPLRILVVGAGVSGIAVARGLLRDGHDVTVFDRRPDTAAGGGAVTIWSNGATVLDQLGVDMTGAGQQLSAVRVMTSTGRPLSTMDLNAMVNRLGASVRMVPRRILLERLLDGFPADRIRANSRAVGVSDTGDGVRVEFDDGSSVDGDLLIGADGLHSVVRGVVGAPPATPTGWCSWQGLVRLSEIADPHVAVMMIGPRGSLGLWPAGGADMQWWFDLPWSPNFLRPQRPLDMIRRHFAGWSERVDEVLDALTDDDLAPSPFPHYRHPVPGPGRGAVTLLGDAAHTMPPTLAQGTNQALLDTMVLRKMLSNRDIDVNKALRRYENTRRRKVRAVSWVTTQQVSRSEAALRPAALIPDRVMTWVLTTFLGLVSHRGMAAEISRDSLAEVS from the coding sequence ATGCGACCGCTGCGGATCCTGGTGGTCGGTGCGGGCGTCAGCGGTATCGCTGTCGCCCGCGGTCTGCTGCGCGACGGACACGACGTCACCGTGTTCGACCGCCGACCGGACACCGCCGCAGGCGGCGGCGCGGTGACCATCTGGTCCAACGGGGCGACGGTTCTCGACCAGCTCGGAGTCGACATGACCGGCGCCGGGCAGCAGTTGTCCGCCGTGCGGGTCATGACGTCGACCGGCCGCCCGCTGTCCACAATGGACCTCAACGCCATGGTCAATCGGCTCGGCGCATCCGTCCGGATGGTTCCACGCCGAATTCTGCTGGAGCGTCTGCTCGACGGCTTTCCGGCCGACCGGATCCGCGCCAACTCACGCGCGGTCGGGGTGAGCGATACGGGCGACGGTGTGCGAGTCGAATTCGACGACGGCAGCTCGGTCGATGGCGACCTGTTGATCGGTGCCGACGGGCTGCATTCGGTCGTCCGCGGTGTCGTCGGCGCACCCCCGGCGACACCGACCGGATGGTGCAGCTGGCAGGGTCTGGTCCGCCTGTCCGAGATCGCCGACCCGCATGTCGCGGTCATGATGATCGGCCCGCGCGGCAGCCTGGGCCTATGGCCTGCCGGCGGTGCTGACATGCAGTGGTGGTTCGACTTACCTTGGTCACCAAACTTTCTCAGGCCGCAACGACCGCTCGACATGATTCGCCGTCATTTCGCCGGGTGGTCCGAGCGGGTCGATGAGGTACTCGATGCCCTCACCGACGACGATCTGGCCCCCTCGCCGTTCCCGCACTACCGTCATCCGGTGCCCGGCCCGGGTCGGGGCGCCGTCACGTTGCTCGGCGATGCCGCGCACACGATGCCTCCGACACTCGCCCAGGGCACCAACCAGGCACTGTTGGACACGATGGTGCTACGAAAAATGCTGTCCAACAGAGATATTGACGTCAATAAGGCCTTGCGCCGGTACGAGAACACCCGTCGGCGCAAGGTCAGGGCTGTCTCGTGGGTGACCACCCAGCAGGTGTCTCGCAGCGAGGCCGCGCTGCGGCCGGCTGCGTTGATCCCCGACCGGGTCATGACGTGGGTGCTGACGACGTTCCTCGGCTTGGTCAGTCACCGCGGAATGGCGGCGGAGATCAGCCGGGATTCGCTAGCGGAGGTGAGTTGA